The Micromonospora sp. NBC_00421 genome contains a region encoding:
- a CDS encoding VOC family protein — translation MTNIFPTFRYPDARAAIDWLCTAFGFRVHAVHGGPDGAVAHAELALGDGIVMLGTGPGRPDRPADDDYAVYVAVDDLDAHHDRARAAGAEIVRPPFDTDYGSRDYAVRDPAGNVWSFGTYRP, via the coding sequence ATGACCAACATCTTCCCGACCTTCCGATACCCGGATGCCCGGGCGGCGATCGACTGGCTCTGCACCGCGTTCGGTTTCCGGGTCCACGCGGTGCACGGTGGCCCGGACGGGGCGGTGGCGCACGCCGAACTGGCGCTCGGTGACGGCATCGTCATGCTCGGCACCGGCCCCGGTCGACCGGACCGGCCGGCCGACGACGACTACGCTGTCTACGTGGCGGTCGACGACCTGGACGCCCACCACGACCGGGCGCGGGCGGCCGGGGCGGAGATCGTCCGGCCGCCGTTCGACACCGACTACGGATCCCGCGACTACGCGGTCCGGGACCCGGCCGGAAACGTCTGGTCGTTCGGTACCTACCGGCCCTGA
- a CDS encoding SDR family oxidoreductase, whose translation MTQQVFLVTGVSRRIGIGAAVARALAADGHRLLLTGLPGYDDAQPYGGDPDGIPALLAELGDAADHVVADLLDPATPAALVAEAVRRHGRLDAVVAAHAYSHPTSLGELEVAQIDRHLLVNVRATLLLADAYATAFTAGAGGRLVFFSSGQRLGPMPAELAYAASKAGVENLTTQLAPALMARGITVNCLNPGPTDTGYAPPDTHDAVAARFPAGRWGTPQDAARLVRFLCSREADWITGQVIDSEGGFNRYG comes from the coding sequence ATGACTCAACAGGTGTTCCTGGTGACCGGGGTGAGCCGGCGGATCGGCATCGGCGCGGCGGTCGCCCGCGCTCTCGCCGCCGACGGGCACCGGCTGCTCCTCACCGGGCTGCCCGGCTACGACGACGCCCAGCCCTACGGCGGAGATCCGGACGGCATACCGGCGCTGCTCGCCGAGCTGGGCGACGCCGCCGACCACGTCGTCGCCGATCTGCTCGATCCCGCCACCCCGGCCGCCCTGGTGGCCGAGGCGGTGCGCCGGCACGGTCGGCTCGACGCGGTGGTGGCGGCGCACGCCTACTCCCACCCGACCAGCCTGGGTGAGCTGGAGGTGGCCCAGATCGACAGGCACCTGCTGGTGAACGTACGGGCCACACTGCTGCTGGCCGACGCGTACGCCACCGCCTTCACCGCCGGAGCGGGCGGCCGGTTGGTGTTCTTCTCCAGCGGCCAACGGCTCGGTCCGATGCCGGCCGAGTTGGCCTACGCGGCCAGCAAGGCCGGCGTGGAGAACCTCACCACCCAGCTCGCGCCGGCGCTGATGGCCCGGGGGATCACCGTCAACTGCCTCAACCCCGGACCGACCGACACCGGGTACGCCCCACCGGACACGCACGATGCCGTGGCGGCGCGCTTTCCGGCCGGGCGCTGGGGAACCCCACAGGACGCGGCACGACTGGTCCGCTTCCTCTGCTCCCGGGAGGCGGACTGGATCACCGGTCAGGTCATCGACTCCGAGGGTGGGTTCAACCGCTACGGCTGA
- a CDS encoding antibiotic biosynthesis monooxygenase family protein — translation MVLEVALIDVLPGHEDEFAAAYAQAHAIIVAAQGCRSVRMTRGIESPSRFVLLVEWDSVQAHDQNFRATEAFGRWRALIGPHFAGPPRVEHFVDVPA, via the coding sequence ATGGTGCTTGAGGTCGCGCTCATCGACGTACTGCCCGGACACGAGGACGAATTCGCCGCCGCCTACGCGCAGGCGCACGCCATCATCGTCGCCGCACAGGGCTGCCGCTCGGTCCGGATGACCCGGGGCATCGAAAGCCCCTCCCGGTTCGTCCTGCTTGTCGAGTGGGACTCGGTGCAGGCGCACGACCAGAACTTCCGGGCGACCGAGGCGTTCGGCAGGTGGCGGGCGCTGATCGGCCCGCACTTCGCCGGGCCACCCCGGGTCGAGCACTTCGTCGACGTCCCCGCCTGA
- a CDS encoding TerC family protein, with the protein MNVSGMVWAGTLVALTAVLLVDLFIIGRRPHEPSVRESSLWVGFYVGLALLFGAGLWVTAGGNVAGQFYTGWLTEYSLSVDNLFVFVIIMARFGVPRKYQQKVLLIGIVLALVMRGGFIAAGAALLAQFSWVFYIFGAFLIYTAINLARQGEPEEDEFKENVLIRWSRKALPISRDYDGAKLTTHQAGRRLFTPMLVVMIAIGTTDLIFALDSIPAIFGITQEPYLVFTANVFALMGLRQLYFLVGGLLDRLVYLSYGLAVVLGFIGVKLVLEALADNNLPFLNGGEPIGWAPHIPIWLSLTVILGCLAVATVASLVKSSRDRRREPVEAHH; encoded by the coding sequence TTGAACGTGTCCGGAATGGTGTGGGCGGGAACCCTCGTCGCACTGACGGCGGTACTCCTCGTCGACCTCTTCATCATCGGCCGCCGGCCACACGAGCCCAGCGTTCGCGAGTCGAGCCTCTGGGTCGGCTTCTACGTCGGCCTGGCGCTGCTGTTCGGGGCGGGGCTGTGGGTCACCGCGGGCGGCAACGTGGCCGGCCAGTTCTACACCGGTTGGCTCACCGAGTACAGCCTCTCGGTGGACAACCTCTTCGTCTTCGTGATCATCATGGCCCGGTTCGGGGTGCCCCGGAAATACCAGCAGAAGGTGCTGCTCATCGGCATCGTGCTGGCGCTGGTCATGCGGGGTGGCTTCATCGCCGCCGGGGCGGCGCTGCTCGCCCAGTTCTCCTGGGTCTTCTACATCTTCGGTGCGTTCCTGATCTACACGGCGATCAACCTGGCCCGCCAGGGTGAGCCCGAAGAGGACGAGTTCAAGGAGAACGTGCTGATCCGGTGGAGCCGCAAGGCGCTGCCGATCTCGCGGGACTACGACGGCGCGAAGCTCACCACCCACCAGGCCGGCCGGCGGCTGTTCACCCCGATGCTGGTGGTGATGATCGCGATCGGCACCACCGACCTGATCTTCGCGCTGGACTCGATCCCGGCGATCTTCGGGATCACCCAGGAGCCGTACCTGGTCTTCACCGCGAACGTCTTCGCGCTGATGGGGCTCCGGCAGCTCTACTTCCTGGTCGGTGGGCTCCTCGACCGGTTGGTCTACCTGAGCTACGGCCTGGCCGTGGTGCTCGGCTTCATCGGCGTCAAGCTGGTGCTGGAGGCGCTCGCCGACAACAACCTGCCGTTCCTCAACGGTGGCGAGCCGATCGGCTGGGCGCCGCACATTCCGATCTGGCTGTCGTTGACCGTCATCCTCGGTTGCCTCGCCGTGGCGACGGTGGCCAGCCTGGTCAAGTCGTCCCGGGACCGGCGGCGCGAGCCGGTCGAGGCCCACCACTGA
- a CDS encoding C40 family peptidase → MELEPGREALVRVAVATLWTEPGATRTVDRPALSVPSDTYRWITGMDPTQRVGDCVLSQLLLGERVLVTALHPGGWAEVVAVEQAAPRRDPRGYPGWLPAAQLAPSTPAGDPPAPLVVDAVSTALHAVPDGPVALPGVVLGTRLLPVGPAVDGWRPVRVPGRLVPLWVSEADVTDLPAVAPSAVDVLAVAARLRDVAYVWGGLSGHGIDCSGLVHLVWRRFGVTLPRDADDQAAATTPVPAGEERPGDLYFFARPGRGIHHVGLVTAGAGPRMLHACYRQQRVLAEPLPPDRVATLVGAHRV, encoded by the coding sequence GTGGAGTTGGAGCCGGGCCGGGAGGCCCTGGTACGAGTAGCCGTCGCCACGCTCTGGACCGAGCCCGGCGCGACCCGGACGGTCGACCGGCCGGCCCTGTCGGTGCCCTCCGACACCTACCGCTGGATCACCGGGATGGACCCCACCCAGCGGGTCGGCGACTGTGTGCTCAGCCAGTTGCTGCTCGGCGAACGGGTGCTGGTGACCGCGCTGCATCCCGGCGGCTGGGCCGAGGTGGTCGCGGTGGAACAGGCGGCCCCCCGCCGCGACCCGCGCGGCTATCCCGGTTGGCTGCCCGCCGCCCAGCTCGCCCCCTCCACCCCGGCCGGCGACCCACCCGCGCCGCTGGTCGTCGACGCCGTCAGCACCGCGCTGCACGCCGTTCCGGACGGTCCGGTGGCCCTGCCCGGGGTCGTCCTCGGCACCCGGCTCCTTCCCGTCGGGCCGGCCGTCGACGGGTGGCGGCCGGTCCGGGTACCCGGGCGACTCGTTCCGCTCTGGGTTTCCGAGGCGGACGTCACCGACCTGCCCGCCGTCGCGCCGTCGGCCGTCGACGTGCTCGCCGTCGCCGCCCGGCTGCGCGACGTCGCGTACGTCTGGGGTGGGCTCTCCGGGCACGGGATCGACTGTTCCGGCCTGGTCCACCTGGTCTGGCGGCGGTTCGGCGTGACGCTGCCCCGGGACGCCGACGACCAGGCGGCGGCCACCACACCGGTGCCGGCGGGCGAGGAGCGACCCGGCGACCTCTACTTCTTCGCCCGACCCGGGAGGGGAATCCACCACGTCGGCCTGGTGACCGCAGGTGCCGGCCCCCGGATGCTGCATGCCTGTTACCGGCAGCAACGGGTGCTGGCGGAGCCGCTGCCGCCCGACCGGGTCGCCACCCTGGTCGGCGCGCACCGGGTCTGA
- a CDS encoding mandelate racemase/muconate lactonizing enzyme family protein, with product MTIAAVRTHRLSAPLHTPFVTALRRTTTVETLVVEVTDADGRSGYGEAPQVWQVTGASVAGAQACVHDVLAPAVVGRDADDVLARCAEVEAAVAGNEAARAALDVALHDLAARRLGVPLVRLLGGAELRVPTDVTLAAGDDAELAVAARQRRAEGFDVLKLKVGTDAAGDLERVRAVRAAVGPQVRIRLDANQGWTPREAVRVIRGAEDAGLDVELVEQPVARWDLDGMAWVGDRVNVPILADEAVFGVRDLVEVIRRRAADLVNVKLAKCGGLRPARTLLELARAHGMGTLVGSMMESQVGVGAAASLAAAYRTSAVSDLDAAWWLAWSPVRGGLRYEGATVVLPDAPGLGITSVTETKVQHHG from the coding sequence ATGACGATCGCCGCGGTACGCACCCACCGGCTGTCCGCCCCCTTACACACCCCGTTCGTCACCGCGCTGCGCCGGACCACCACTGTGGAGACCCTGGTGGTCGAGGTGACCGACGCCGACGGGCGGTCCGGTTACGGCGAGGCGCCGCAGGTGTGGCAGGTGACCGGGGCGTCGGTGGCCGGCGCCCAGGCGTGTGTGCACGACGTGCTCGCCCCGGCGGTGGTCGGGCGGGACGCCGACGACGTGTTGGCGCGCTGCGCCGAGGTGGAGGCGGCGGTGGCCGGCAACGAGGCGGCCCGCGCGGCGCTGGACGTGGCCCTGCACGACCTGGCGGCACGGCGGCTCGGCGTACCGCTGGTGCGCTTGCTCGGGGGTGCGGAGCTGCGGGTCCCGACGGACGTCACGCTGGCCGCCGGGGACGACGCGGAGCTGGCGGTGGCGGCCCGGCAACGGCGGGCCGAGGGCTTCGACGTGCTGAAGCTGAAGGTCGGCACGGACGCGGCGGGCGACCTGGAACGGGTCCGGGCGGTCCGGGCGGCGGTCGGCCCGCAGGTGCGGATCCGGTTGGACGCCAACCAGGGTTGGACACCGCGGGAGGCGGTCCGGGTGATCAGGGGTGCGGAGGACGCCGGGCTCGACGTGGAGCTGGTCGAGCAGCCGGTGGCCCGGTGGGACCTGGACGGCATGGCCTGGGTCGGCGACCGGGTGAATGTGCCGATCCTGGCCGACGAGGCGGTGTTCGGGGTGCGGGACCTGGTCGAGGTGATCCGGCGACGGGCCGCCGACCTGGTCAACGTCAAGCTCGCCAAGTGCGGCGGCCTGCGACCTGCGCGGACCCTGCTGGAGCTGGCCCGCGCGCACGGGATGGGCACCCTGGTCGGGTCCATGATGGAGAGTCAGGTCGGCGTCGGCGCGGCGGCCAGCCTGGCCGCCGCGTACCGGACCAGCGCGGTGTCCGACCTGGACGCCGCCTGGTGGTTGGCCTGGTCACCGGTGCGCGGCGGCCTGCGGTACGAGGGCGCCACGGTGGTGCTGCCGGACGCGCCGGGGCTCGGCATAACCTCGGTGACCGAAACAAAAGTTCAACACCACGGTTGA
- a CDS encoding tyrosine-protein phosphatase: protein MCGTLYARRHRRGRPTNVRDWELLGAPNARDLGGLPTTDGRRVRVGRLIRTPALGRLTEDDLTVLGRLAPACVVDLRDDSETAVAPPNRLVGDPYLVRLPVLDPAHPGFTYLSAVLHGRDLAGYDDQARRGAAAAMATVYRWFVTGAAAREGFARAVRLAADPANLPLLFHCSAGKDRTGWLAVVLLTALGVDEETVRADYLRHNELTVELREAMSAAMLRRRPELDPETARAVLEVRPEYLDAGYDEARRVYGSFDAYLADGLGMTAALRTALRTHLLD from the coding sequence ATGTGCGGCACCCTATACGCACGACGTCACCGGAGAGGGAGGCCGACGAACGTGCGGGACTGGGAGCTGTTGGGCGCACCGAACGCCCGTGACCTGGGCGGACTACCCACCACGGACGGGCGGCGGGTGCGGGTCGGCCGGCTGATCCGCACGCCGGCGCTGGGTCGGCTCACCGAGGACGACCTGACCGTGCTGGGTCGGCTCGCCCCGGCCTGCGTGGTCGACCTGCGCGACGACTCCGAGACGGCGGTCGCTCCGCCCAACCGGCTGGTCGGTGACCCGTACCTGGTCCGGCTGCCGGTGCTCGATCCGGCGCACCCCGGGTTTACGTACCTCTCGGCGGTGTTGCACGGGCGCGACCTCGCCGGGTACGACGACCAGGCTCGACGGGGCGCGGCGGCGGCGATGGCGACGGTCTACCGCTGGTTCGTCACCGGTGCGGCGGCCCGGGAGGGCTTCGCCCGCGCGGTCCGGCTGGCGGCCGACCCGGCGAACCTGCCGCTGCTGTTCCACTGCTCGGCGGGCAAGGACCGCACCGGGTGGCTGGCGGTGGTGCTGCTCACCGCCCTGGGCGTCGACGAGGAGACGGTACGGGCGGACTACCTGCGGCACAACGAGCTGACGGTGGAGCTGCGCGAGGCCATGTCGGCGGCGATGCTGCGCCGACGGCCGGAGTTGGACCCGGAGACGGCGCGGGCGGTGCTGGAGGTCCGCCCCGAGTACCTGGACGCCGGATACGACGAGGCGCGCCGGGTGTACGGGTCGTTCGACGCCTACCTGGCCGACGGGTTGGGGATGACCGCCGCGCTCCGCACCGCCCTGCGCACACACCTGCTGGACTGA
- a CDS encoding serine hydrolase, whose product MTWDDLDARLDRVPGTVSAYLGRLDAPPTWTRDPDATHYAASTMKVAVLLALHRAAEAGALDLDTPVPVVDEFDSAQPGAPRFSCARHYDNDDAVWERLGGQATPRWLADRMITRSSNLATNLIIDRVGLPAVAQAWQLAGARHSVTGRGIEDAAAREAGITNLVTPADLAALLGGLAVGALRAGPLASPAACAAMVDVLLAQRHREDLAAGLPDGTRIAHKNGWVRGVRHGVGVVWPDDAPAYVIAVCTTTDLAASPDDDLDDACRLVAEISATAWAARHDLTG is encoded by the coding sequence ATGACCTGGGACGATCTCGACGCCCGGCTGGACCGGGTGCCCGGCACCGTCTCGGCGTACCTGGGCCGGCTCGACGCGCCGCCCACCTGGACCCGTGACCCCGATGCCACCCACTACGCAGCCAGCACCATGAAGGTCGCGGTGCTGCTGGCCCTGCACCGGGCCGCCGAGGCGGGCGCCCTCGACCTGGACACCCCGGTGCCGGTGGTCGACGAGTTCGACTCGGCCCAGCCGGGCGCGCCCCGGTTCTCCTGCGCCCGGCACTACGACAACGACGACGCGGTCTGGGAACGGCTGGGCGGGCAGGCCACCCCGCGGTGGCTGGCCGACCGGATGATCACCCGGTCCAGCAACCTCGCCACCAACCTGATCATCGACCGGGTCGGGCTGCCCGCCGTGGCGCAGGCGTGGCAGCTCGCCGGGGCCCGACACAGCGTCACCGGCCGCGGCATCGAGGACGCCGCCGCCCGGGAGGCCGGCATCACCAACCTGGTCACCCCCGCCGACCTGGCGGCGCTGCTCGGCGGGCTGGCCGTCGGCGCACTCCGGGCCGGTCCGCTGGCCTCCCCGGCGGCCTGTGCCGCCATGGTGGACGTGCTGCTGGCCCAGCGGCACCGCGAGGACCTCGCCGCCGGGTTGCCCGACGGCACCCGGATCGCCCACAAGAACGGTTGGGTACGCGGTGTGCGGCACGGCGTCGGCGTGGTGTGGCCCGACGACGCCCCGGCGTACGTGATCGCCGTCTGCACCACCACCGACCTCGCCGCCTCCCCCGACGACGACCTCGACGACGCCTGCCGGCTGGTCGCGGAGATCTCGGCGACGGCCTGGGCCGCCCGACACGACCTGACCGGCTGA